From a region of the Branchiostoma floridae strain S238N-H82 chromosome 13, Bfl_VNyyK, whole genome shotgun sequence genome:
- the LOC118428437 gene encoding chromobox protein homolog 2-like, which produces MELSAVGERVFAAECLVKKRIRKCKAEYLVKWKGWSPKYNTWEPEENILDPRLLAAFENSLREREVGGHKRGPKPKKLRLQMRHGDASVALPEPNSEGYAEQEDPGGHVRTEEEEAPGGSPDQETSQSNGLVSSRPAASPPSEDDQVPSPAGMSSGEDQPSPGGQQIAGSPGRSPTPARPPWERETQHKGHFGGATKSAGDEISLPSRSPAAPLNHTKASERPAPLLXVKSKTHKAKKRSKDKPKDLSVRRRVGRPKGKSKKHSHAVPAPTPPTLSPISPPHKPSSPPNKPQKDSSKRKQPVFEIWNPFEDTGSRKQQTVNPPAKARSPPLAARPPNSRPAVCPSRAAGWQPPNALMNQVLITDVTTGMVTVTVRECFTDKGFFKNRGT; this is translated from the exons ATGGAGCTGTCGGCTGTAGGGGAACGAGTTTTCGCCGCCGAATGCCTGGTCAAAAAAAGGATCCGAAAG TGCAAAGCCGAGTACCTAGTGAAATGGAAGGGGTGGTCGCCCAA GTACAACACCTGGGAGCCGGAGGAGAATATTCTGGACCCCAGACTTCTCGCAGCCTTCGAAAATAG CTTACGTGAAAGGGAGGTGGGTGGCCACAAGAGAGGTCCCAAGCCGAAAAAGCTTCGTCTACAG ATGAGACACGGGGACGCTTCTGTGGCGCTCCCCGAACCTAACTCGGAAGGGTACGCGGAGCAGGAGGACCCTGGCGGCCATGTTAGAACTGAGGAGGAAGAAGCACCAGGCGGCAGTCCAGACCAAGAGACGTCCCAATCGAACGGGCTGGTTTCGTCCCGTCCTGCCGCTTCTCCGCCGAGTGAAGACGACCAAGTCCCGAGCCCGGCAGGGATGTCTTCCGGGGAAGACCAGCCGAGCCCGGGCGGGCAGCAGATCGCAGGCAGTCCGGGGAGAAGCCCGACTCCCGCCCGGCCTCCCTGGGAAAGGGAAACCCAACACAAAGGTCACTTCGGAGGGGCAACTAAATCGGCTGGTGACGAGATCTCGCTGCCAAGCCGGAGTCCCGCCGCACCACTAAATCACACCAAGGCCTCGGAGCGACCGGCCCCGCTTCTCAA NGTAAAATCCAAGACGCACAAAGCCAAGAAACGGTCTAAAGACAAGCCCAAGGATCTGTCCGTCCGTCGGCGTGTGGGCCGACCAAAGGGGAAAAGCAAGAAACACAGCCATGCCGTCCCCGCCCCCACCCCTCCCACTCTATCCCCCATCTCTCCACCCCACAAGCCTTCCTCACCGCCAAACAAACCACAAAAAGACTCGTCTAAACGTAAGCAGCCCGTCTTCGAAATATGGAATCCATTTGAGGACACGGGCAGTCGAAAACAACAGACCGTGAACCCGCCCGCCAAGGCAAGGAGCCCCCCACTCGCTGCCCGGCCGCCGAACTCCCGTCCCGCGGTGTGTCCCTCCCGAGCCGCGGGCTGGCAGCCTCCTAACGCCCTGATGAACCAGGTTCTCATCACGGACGTCACGACCGGGATGGTCACAGTCACCGTCAGAGAGTGTTTCACCGATAAAGGCTTCTTCAAGAACAGGGGAACCTGA